A single genomic interval of Vibrio maritimus harbors:
- a CDS encoding BatD family protein, whose product MKSRLSFIRPLIVILTILTSYNALALNVSASVTKTNVSKDEVIQLKVMADEKLDGSKVNFDVLSDDFFMGRPNFSSSVNILNGTRTDSSIWTIAIAPQRLGKIVIPSFDVDGVKTSPITLNVTMDEQTPTTDDLIEVRTQLSKSELYPKESTILDTRIIVKVDPRLLQNPSLSDPIATGLNIEPIAEPKQYQAVMDGVEVLIVDQSYHVTAKESGDFTITAPTLRGGVLYGNNRNGSTKILSLDGKAPQASIRVLPIPDDYNGIWLPTASLTAEQSWTLDNGEELTSNSVTLQAGDALTRTISVTAQGVSQEQMPALTITNPRAFRVYPEKPSFISNPDGSVTMTMKQVLIAKSVDKVKLPALDIQWWNTKEKKADTTTLAGLEVDIEQGEGSVPALPSTSAVVPPTPQTITDAGIWPALTALFAALWLAFVFLWYRERSRAPKTASQEVFSTGKYRNTAEKDQFIQAIKSGDPILAQSCFEHWRKQERLPEDFVTFAQSELNRMSKSSLGHSSGAWDNKQLIERTEKLKLAGDEADSLARL is encoded by the coding sequence ATGAAATCAAGATTATCTTTCATTAGACCATTAATCGTCATCTTAACGATTCTAACAAGCTATAACGCGCTTGCGCTCAATGTCTCCGCGAGCGTGACCAAAACGAATGTCAGTAAAGACGAAGTCATTCAGTTAAAGGTCATGGCCGACGAAAAACTCGATGGAAGTAAAGTAAATTTCGACGTATTGAGTGACGACTTCTTTATGGGGCGACCAAACTTCAGCTCTTCCGTCAACATTCTCAATGGCACCAGAACGGATAGCAGTATCTGGACTATCGCTATTGCGCCACAGCGACTCGGGAAGATCGTCATACCTAGTTTCGATGTTGATGGTGTCAAGACCTCTCCGATCACGCTGAATGTCACTATGGATGAACAGACGCCTACGACCGACGATCTCATCGAAGTTCGCACACAACTGAGTAAGTCTGAGCTTTATCCGAAAGAGAGCACCATTCTTGATACCCGTATCATAGTAAAGGTCGACCCAAGGTTGTTACAAAACCCATCGCTAAGTGATCCCATCGCAACAGGACTGAACATTGAGCCTATCGCTGAACCGAAGCAATACCAAGCGGTGATGGATGGCGTTGAGGTGTTGATCGTTGACCAAAGCTACCATGTCACCGCGAAAGAGAGCGGCGATTTTACTATCACGGCTCCAACTCTGCGTGGTGGAGTGTTGTATGGAAACAACCGCAATGGCAGTACCAAGATCTTAAGCCTTGATGGTAAAGCGCCTCAGGCTTCGATTCGCGTGCTGCCGATACCTGACGACTACAACGGTATTTGGTTACCTACGGCCTCTCTGACCGCTGAGCAATCGTGGACATTAGATAATGGAGAGGAGTTAACGTCTAATTCTGTTACTCTCCAAGCAGGCGATGCACTGACTCGCACCATTTCGGTAACCGCACAAGGGGTATCTCAAGAGCAAATGCCAGCTCTTACCATCACCAATCCGCGTGCATTTCGAGTGTATCCAGAAAAACCAAGCTTTATCAGCAACCCTGACGGCTCCGTTACCATGACAATGAAGCAGGTGTTAATCGCCAAATCGGTCGATAAAGTCAAACTACCTGCGCTTGATATCCAATGGTGGAACACAAAAGAGAAGAAAGCCGATACAACGACGCTAGCTGGCCTTGAGGTCGACATCGAGCAAGGAGAAGGCTCTGTTCCAGCGCTTCCTTCAACCAGTGCTGTTGTGCCCCCTACTCCTCAAACGATAACAGATGCCGGCATCTGGCCAGCACTGACGGCGTTATTCGCGGCGCTTTGGCTAGCATTTGTTTTTCTTTGGTATAGAGAACGGAGTCGCGCTCCCAAGACAGCATCTCAAGAAGTTTTTTCTACAGGGAAGTACCGCAATACGGCAGAGAAAGACCAGTTTATTCAAGCGATAAAATCCGGCGACCCAATTTTGGCTCAATCTTGCTTTGAGCATTGGCGAAAGCAAGAGCGCCTTCCAGAAGACTTCGTTACTTTTGCTCAAAGTGAATTGAACAGGATGAGCAAAAGCTCGCTAGGTCATTCCAGCGGTGCTTGGGACAATAAACAGCTTATAGAACGTACTGAAAAGCTAAAACTAGCGGGTGACGAGGCTGACTCCTTGGCAAGACTCTAA
- a CDS encoding VWA domain-containing protein has product MFDFEFLYPQALWLLLPMAAISLWLKSSQKSSSIIADHLAKALGSDTEKNNLFWWFTPLCLALIIALAGPSFGKAEKPGAQSANSRVLVVDMSQSVYAEDIKPSRLAQIRYKALDILSLFEQGQTGLVAYAGDAYTLSPLTTDAATLANAIQYLSPEIMPFQGARADLAVEQAVKLMTQAGTTRGSIVLFADDLSSSESEAISKVLNGTDFTLSILAFGSQSGAPIPLNDGSLLTDSQGRTVVAKTPHKQMQQLAKSLGGNFATYQTDNSDIEKLVAASSFEGISESSGQTLDIAINHGYWLLPLALLLVLPLFRKGVIFSLIGLMVVSAGYPTPAQASVLDGAFLNKDQRGLAEYEANNFNQAAALFQDQRWKSAAYYQAGDYQSALNALEGLETVDDLYNKGNALAQLQKLDQAIDAYEKVLAANPEHTDAKYNLELLKQQQQQQQQQQQQQQQQQQQQQKPEGDAEQEQGQSQHSSEQQDSSEQQHSSEQQDTADSSQSQQSQQEQSQDNGDGSETPQPSSPSDPEPQSPSTQESEREQHDERQSDAQSTTGEAEQDSNESPQSDSKVTSQAQQQEANSDLRKLEQVESARDPSYLLKAQMLLQAKEKETPSSTGKNW; this is encoded by the coding sequence ATGTTTGATTTTGAGTTTCTCTACCCACAAGCACTTTGGCTGCTATTGCCTATGGCGGCTATTTCTCTATGGCTTAAGAGTAGTCAAAAATCTTCAAGCATTATTGCTGACCACCTCGCCAAAGCACTTGGCTCCGATACAGAGAAGAACAACCTCTTTTGGTGGTTCACTCCCCTATGCCTTGCCTTAATCATCGCTTTGGCGGGACCTAGCTTCGGAAAGGCTGAAAAACCGGGCGCTCAATCGGCAAACTCAAGGGTTTTGGTGGTGGATATGTCTCAGTCGGTCTACGCCGAAGACATTAAGCCAAGTCGACTTGCTCAAATCCGCTATAAGGCGCTCGATATATTGTCTCTGTTTGAACAGGGCCAAACCGGGTTGGTGGCGTACGCTGGCGATGCATACACCCTTAGCCCTCTCACAACGGATGCGGCAACCTTAGCTAATGCCATTCAGTACCTCTCCCCTGAAATCATGCCTTTTCAGGGCGCGAGGGCAGATCTGGCCGTTGAACAGGCGGTCAAGCTAATGACACAGGCGGGAACGACTAGGGGCAGTATCGTTCTATTCGCTGACGATCTAAGCTCTTCAGAATCAGAGGCCATAAGCAAGGTGCTTAATGGCACTGACTTCACTTTGTCCATTTTAGCTTTTGGTAGTCAAAGCGGAGCACCTATCCCGCTCAACGATGGCTCGCTATTGACCGACAGCCAAGGCAGAACCGTGGTCGCAAAAACACCCCACAAACAGATGCAACAGCTTGCAAAATCATTGGGGGGCAATTTCGCCACTTATCAAACCGACAACTCGGATATCGAAAAATTAGTAGCCGCATCATCGTTTGAAGGGATCTCCGAGTCGTCAGGGCAAACGCTCGATATCGCTATCAATCATGGCTATTGGTTATTGCCTCTCGCGCTGCTTTTAGTGCTTCCACTGTTTCGTAAAGGAGTGATCTTTTCATTGATTGGTTTGATGGTTGTGTCTGCTGGCTACCCTACTCCCGCGCAAGCTTCAGTGTTAGATGGGGCATTCTTGAATAAAGACCAGCGCGGGCTCGCCGAATACGAAGCGAATAACTTTAACCAAGCCGCAGCTCTGTTCCAAGACCAACGCTGGAAATCCGCTGCCTACTATCAAGCTGGTGACTATCAAAGTGCCCTAAATGCACTCGAAGGGCTTGAAACTGTAGATGACTTATATAACAAAGGAAATGCCCTAGCTCAGCTGCAGAAGTTAGATCAAGCTATCGACGCATATGAAAAAGTTCTTGCAGCCAATCCCGAGCATACTGACGCCAAATACAACCTAGAACTCCTGAAACAGCAACAGCAACAGCAACAGCAACAGCAACAGCAACAGCAACAGCAACAGCAACAGCAACAAAAGCCTGAAGGTGATGCAGAGCAGGAGCAAGGACAATCTCAACACAGCTCCGAACAGCAGGACAGTTCCGAACAACAACACAGTTCTGAGCAACAAGACACTGCTGACTCAAGTCAGTCTCAGCAGAGCCAACAAGAGCAATCTCAAGACAATGGAGATGGTTCAGAAACACCTCAACCTTCAAGCCCTAGTGACCCTGAACCTCAATCACCATCAACGCAAGAGAGCGAGCGAGAACAACATGACGAGCGTCAAAGTGATGCACAATCAACGACAGGCGAAGCAGAGCAAGATTCTAATGAGTCACCGCAAAGCGACTCCAAGGTCACTTCTCAAGCACAACAGCAAGAAGCGAACTCTGACCTTCGTAAACTAGAGCAAGTGGAAAGCGCTCGCGATCCTAGCTATCTGCTCAAAGCGCAAATGCTATTGCAAGCTAAAGAGAAAGAGACTCCGTCATCAACGGGTAAGAACTGGTAA
- a CDS encoding VWA domain-containing protein — MTGFTFEWWWMFAALPLPIIAYRLMPAQSSSVRVTLPHIDSASTSANRRDTMGKVLAVMAWICLVTASARPVWYDEPITVYPKHRDMMLVIDLSYSMAQEDMLFDGEYIDRLSTVKRVVSDFIQQREGDRLGLVYFADHAYLQTPLTFDHKAIETQLNQTVLKLIGTQTAIGDGIGLATKTFIDGDAPQRVMILLSDGSNNAGVLDPMEAAEIAKKNNTIIYTVGIGAGEMQVREFFMTRTVNTAEDLDERALIDIAELTGGQYFRARNAKELSTIYDTINALQPVQQATQSWRPKTEWFFVPTFIALLLLAMTLMIRRSHV; from the coding sequence ATGACTGGATTTACGTTTGAATGGTGGTGGATGTTTGCAGCGCTCCCATTACCCATCATTGCCTATCGCTTAATGCCAGCACAGTCTTCATCAGTGAGAGTGACCTTACCACATATAGACTCGGCCTCGACGTCTGCAAATCGTCGAGACACAATGGGAAAAGTACTCGCGGTGATGGCGTGGATTTGCTTGGTAACCGCGAGCGCGCGCCCGGTTTGGTATGACGAACCCATTACTGTCTATCCCAAACACCGCGATATGATGCTCGTCATCGATCTGTCCTACTCGATGGCGCAAGAAGACATGTTGTTTGACGGTGAATATATCGATCGATTATCAACAGTAAAACGCGTTGTATCGGACTTCATTCAGCAGCGAGAGGGCGACCGTTTGGGCTTAGTTTACTTTGCCGATCATGCCTACCTTCAAACGCCACTCACATTCGATCACAAGGCGATTGAGACTCAACTCAACCAAACTGTGCTAAAACTTATCGGCACACAAACCGCGATAGGTGACGGTATTGGTCTTGCAACCAAAACCTTCATTGATGGCGATGCGCCCCAACGTGTCATGATCTTGCTCAGTGATGGCAGCAATAATGCTGGCGTTCTTGACCCAATGGAAGCCGCCGAAATTGCCAAAAAGAACAATACCATTATCTATACCGTCGGTATTGGTGCTGGTGAGATGCAAGTACGTGAGTTCTTTATGACTCGCACCGTTAACACTGCGGAGGATCTCGATGAAAGAGCTCTGATCGACATTGCAGAACTGACTGGCGGGCAGTATTTTCGAGCAAGAAATGCCAAAGAACTGAGCACCATTTACGATACGATCAACGCACTGCAACCCGTCCAGCAAGCGACTCAGTCATGGCGCCCAAAAACCGAATGGTTCTTTGTCCCTACATTTATCGCCTTACTGTTATTGGCTATGACTCTGATGATTAGGAGGAGCCATGTTTGA
- a CDS encoding DUF4381 domain-containing protein, whose translation MNQSTQTSSLPLKPIHLPEEPGMWPLPWGYWAILAIAIISVCFLVWMIRHHKKRSRAKVAASNLIKTNTNSTPSSALEVVRQAALSYFPREDIAKLTGEKWLSFLDSQLDQPRFANNHPQWQQVLYTSGVNNKETNQALVEDCLYWVEKALPPKRKYRNWKQS comes from the coding sequence ATGAATCAATCAACACAAACGTCATCACTGCCTCTTAAACCAATCCACCTTCCTGAAGAACCAGGAATGTGGCCGCTTCCTTGGGGTTATTGGGCAATCTTAGCCATCGCTATTATTTCAGTTTGCTTTTTGGTGTGGATGATTCGCCACCATAAAAAACGCTCTAGAGCTAAGGTGGCGGCGTCCAATCTTATTAAAACTAACACAAACTCGACACCATCATCGGCATTGGAAGTCGTTCGGCAAGCGGCACTCAGCTATTTCCCACGTGAAGACATCGCTAAGTTAACGGGTGAAAAATGGTTGTCTTTTTTGGATTCACAACTCGATCAACCTCGCTTTGCTAACAACCATCCACAATGGCAACAAGTGCTATACACTTCTGGAGTCAACAACAAAGAAACGAACCAAGCGCTCGTCGAAGACTGTCTTTACTGGGTAGAGAAAGCACTCCCACCTAAACGAAAATACCGAAACTGGAAGCAGTCATGA
- a CDS encoding DUF58 domain-containing protein, with translation MFTSIKSKLKQALGSTEIVAPSLQDYVTMGKLPQRTTGVTVTLEELCFYQTHSQRWQPPAKSIWSQLNGQHASPRKGRGMTFSEVRQYQAGDDVRQIDWRVTARTGKVHTKLFTEERERPVVLFIDLTSSMLTGTQLLLKSVQQCHLAALLAWVALSGKDRVGAVVRVGSELVEIKPSSSKASVLRLLSQLCMLHNRFLHQSRHKEPAILADPFNALSNLCKKGSEVIVLSDFSELTDENKQAMGRLARHNRVRAIQVFDPIEIGRTLARGTQKVRGRHQELSLDFSSAQVKHQLADAFNDQKDSLAKTLSDHGIALSQISSGSPLLSQLIKTL, from the coding sequence ATGTTCACTAGCATTAAATCAAAGCTAAAGCAGGCATTGGGATCAACTGAAATAGTTGCACCATCTCTACAAGACTATGTGACGATGGGAAAACTACCTCAGCGGACTACAGGTGTAACCGTCACTCTAGAAGAGCTCTGCTTTTACCAAACGCACAGTCAACGGTGGCAACCACCAGCTAAAAGTATTTGGTCGCAGCTCAATGGACAGCATGCGAGTCCACGAAAAGGTCGTGGCATGACCTTCTCTGAAGTTCGCCAGTACCAAGCCGGCGATGACGTACGTCAGATTGACTGGCGTGTTACAGCAAGAACAGGAAAAGTTCACACTAAGCTTTTCACCGAAGAGCGAGAACGACCTGTCGTTCTATTTATAGATTTGACGTCGAGTATGCTCACGGGCACGCAATTGTTACTAAAATCGGTTCAACAGTGCCACTTAGCAGCATTACTCGCATGGGTTGCATTGAGTGGGAAAGATCGCGTCGGCGCAGTAGTTCGCGTGGGTTCTGAACTAGTCGAGATCAAACCTTCTAGTTCAAAGGCATCGGTCCTTCGTCTATTGAGTCAGCTATGTATGCTGCACAATCGCTTCTTACATCAATCGCGTCACAAAGAACCTGCTATTCTCGCCGATCCTTTCAATGCTCTCTCTAACCTTTGTAAAAAAGGCAGCGAGGTCATTGTACTTAGCGATTTTTCTGAGCTGACCGATGAGAATAAACAAGCTATGGGGCGACTCGCTAGGCACAATCGCGTACGCGCGATTCAAGTCTTCGACCCAATCGAAATAGGACGCACTCTGGCACGGGGTACTCAAAAAGTTCGGGGCAGACATCAAGAGCTTTCTCTGGATTTTTCTAGTGCCCAAGTAAAGCATCAATTAGCGGATGCTTTTAACGATCAAAAAGACTCGTTGGCAAAGACGTTATCAGACCATGGGATCGCACTATCACAGATATCTAGTGGTTCACCTTTACTTAGCCAACTCATCAAAACGCTTTAG
- a CDS encoding AAA family ATPase: protein MPAQSFQQLQQYLQSQVIGQDNLVKQLLVALLADGHILVEGPPGLAKTRAVKSLADCIEGSFHRVQFTPDLLPSDLTGTDIYRPETGEFQFKSGPIFHSLVLADEVNRAPAKVQAAMLEAMAEKQISVGQTTYPLPELFLVMATQNPIEQEGTYPLPEAQLDRFLLHLEVDYPNEESELEILRLNRGEAQGETHRFETKISQESIFKARQEVLAIHMADAIERYIVRLVMATRQPSTYSANLENWIEMGVSPRATIALDRAARAHAWLAGRDFVSPEDIHEVIYPVLRHRLLLTYQAQAEGINGNAVIEELLRTVASA, encoded by the coding sequence ATGCCAGCACAGTCTTTCCAACAACTACAACAGTACTTGCAATCTCAAGTTATTGGCCAAGACAACCTCGTCAAGCAACTACTCGTAGCATTACTGGCTGATGGTCATATCCTAGTAGAAGGCCCTCCGGGTCTTGCTAAAACACGCGCCGTAAAATCCTTAGCAGATTGCATTGAAGGGAGCTTTCACCGTGTCCAGTTTACACCCGACCTACTTCCATCGGACCTGACAGGTACAGATATCTATCGCCCAGAAACGGGGGAGTTTCAATTTAAGTCTGGTCCAATATTCCACTCATTGGTTCTCGCAGATGAAGTGAACCGTGCCCCAGCAAAAGTACAAGCAGCGATGCTTGAAGCAATGGCGGAAAAACAGATCAGTGTGGGTCAGACGACTTATCCGTTACCGGAACTGTTTTTGGTGATGGCTACACAAAACCCAATCGAGCAAGAGGGCACCTACCCTCTTCCAGAGGCGCAACTCGACCGCTTCTTACTTCATTTGGAAGTGGATTACCCGAATGAAGAAAGTGAGCTTGAAATTTTAAGATTGAATCGCGGCGAAGCTCAGGGCGAAACGCATCGATTTGAAACCAAGATTTCTCAAGAATCGATATTTAAAGCACGCCAAGAAGTCCTTGCCATACACATGGCTGACGCAATTGAGCGCTACATCGTACGCTTGGTCATGGCTACTAGACAACCAAGCACTTACAGCGCCAATCTAGAAAACTGGATTGAAATGGGTGTCAGTCCTCGTGCGACAATAGCATTAGACCGAGCAGCAAGAGCACACGCTTGGTTAGCAGGGAGAGACTTTGTAAGCCCAGAGGACATCCATGAAGTTATCTATCCGGTGCTACGCCATCGCCTACTGCTAACCTATCAAGCACAAGCAGAGGGCATTAATGGTAATGCGGTTATCGAAGAGCTGTTACGCACTGTGGCTTCAGCATAA
- a CDS encoding restriction endonuclease subunit S, which produces MSDFEKELEQMASQVESEPEVALPSIEEQREIAAELKRLEAEGKLTPEVLEHYFGKFNKDNQTPIH; this is translated from the coding sequence ATGAGCGATTTTGAGAAAGAGCTAGAGCAAATGGCGTCTCAAGTAGAGTCTGAGCCAGAAGTAGCGCTGCCTTCGATTGAAGAACAACGTGAAATTGCCGCAGAACTCAAAAGACTGGAAGCCGAAGGCAAGCTCACTCCAGAAGTGCTAGAGCACTATTTTGGTAAGTTCAACAAGGACAACCAAACCCCGATTCACTAG
- a CDS encoding LuxR C-terminal-related transcriptional regulator: MQTAQSRSQRAVLLAENNLQSSLLKELLEQKLAMDIRLISIERLNNYQTQHNDHEVSLIIVDQPALSERHLTKYNELRSHFDVEAQEVLINSKPGIRQSELLRWQRLVGIFYGTDDMDKLIKGFKCILNGEMWMSRKLIHEYIKLYRQRLCASTNPYYTHLTKREKQIIKLLGEGATNVQIAEELFLSENTVKAHLHNTFKKINVSNRLQALIWVKDNVSPHEYLT, translated from the coding sequence ATGCAAACGGCTCAATCTAGGAGCCAACGTGCAGTACTGTTGGCAGAGAATAATCTACAATCCAGTTTGTTAAAGGAATTATTAGAACAGAAGCTGGCTATGGATATTCGACTAATTTCTATCGAACGGCTTAACAATTACCAAACGCAACACAATGATCATGAGGTGTCGTTGATTATTGTTGATCAACCTGCATTGAGTGAACGTCATTTAACTAAGTACAACGAGCTGCGAAGTCACTTTGACGTAGAGGCACAAGAAGTACTTATCAATTCAAAACCGGGTATCAGACAGAGTGAACTGCTTCGATGGCAGCGCTTGGTAGGGATCTTCTATGGTACCGATGATATGGACAAACTCATCAAAGGGTTTAAATGCATCTTAAATGGTGAAATGTGGATGAGTCGCAAGTTGATTCATGAATACATTAAGCTCTATAGGCAGCGTTTGTGTGCATCAACGAACCCTTATTACACGCATCTAACCAAGCGAGAAAAGCAGATCATTAAATTGCTGGGTGAGGGGGCAACGAATGTGCAAATCGCAGAGGAGCTGTTCTTGAGCGAGAACACGGTAAAGGCTCATCTACACAATACTTTCAAGAAAATCAATGTTTCAAATCGTCTGCAGGCTTTGATTTGGGTGAAAGATAATGTGTCACCGCATGAGTATTTAACTTAG